One Thermoproteota archaeon genomic region harbors:
- a CDS encoding type II toxin-antitoxin system VapC family toxin, whose product MKRSAGRLLRICSASLSRMKVYPAGELIMEALSIAMRYEITVYDSLYLALAVMRGADLATFDQKLRDVASEVGVKTFPLDKVEHSPYGKCILPALSLD is encoded by the coding sequence AGAGGAGTGCAGGAAGGCTGTTGAGGATCTGCTCAGCATCCTTGAGTAGAATGAAAGTATATCCAGCAGGCGAGCTGATCATGGAGGCTCTGAGCATAGCGATGAGGTATGAAATTACGGTGTACGATTCTCTTTATCTGGCTCTAGCCGTCATGAGGGGAGCGGATCTCGCTACATTCGATCAAAAACTGAGAGATGTGGCCTCAGAGGTTGGGGTGAAGACATTCCCCCTGGATAAAGTAGAGCATTCACCATATGGGAAGTGCATCCTCCCTGCCTTGTCCTTAGATTAG